TGAGTCCGATTCCGGCGTGTGGCGGACCCCTCGTGGCGGCCGTATTTTTCCGGCCAGGTCCGCCGATCCAGCGAAGTGGCGGTGGTCACCTACGACAGCAACGCACATGAGGAACAGCCATGACATCCACGACGAGACCCGTTGTAAAGGTCGCTCCCAATAACCCCGTGTTCGACCTGCCGGTGACCGTCGGCATAGAGGAAGGTCTATTCGACAAGGCGGGGCTCGATGTCAGCTTCTCGGCAACCTATGCTGATCGCGAGAAGGACAGCGCGGACAAGCCGATCCTGTCGCGGTTGAAGGAGCAGCTCTACGAGTGCGGTTCGGCCGATAGCTACAACGTCTGCGAATGGGCAAGCATCGACCGGCTGGAGCAGGGCAAGCGCGGAGGCAACATTGCCGCATTGCGTGCCGCGGTTGCGGCACAGGCGATCCTCACCTTCGACGAGAAGCTGCAGACCGCGCGCGACCTGGCCGACATCCCCGTCGTCGTACAGGAGCTCACCGGCTCCCATTACACGACGCTGCAGATGCTCGAGAGCGCCGTCGGCCGCGAGCACGTCAGGATCGAGAAGGGCGGCCTCCCGCCGAAGCGCTGGGAAGGGCTCAGGAACGCCACTCACCGCGTGGTGACCGTGATGGAGCCATTCATCAGCCTCGGGCTCAAGGAAGGCGCGCATATCATCGCATCGGCGTTTTACCGGGGCGGCGAGGTGGTGGCGCCGGAGCTCACGCCGGAACAACGCAAGGCCTATTACGACGCCGAGAATGCGGCCGTAGACCTCATCAATGCCGATTTCTACAAGTATGCACACCACGTGGCAGCGCACGCCAAGGGCGCGTTGCAGCCGCATGAGCTCCTGCGTGCGTTCGTGCGCTACAAGCACGTCGATTACTATGATCGGGCCTTGTTCAGCCGGGCCTATGAGTGGATGAAGGCCCGGGGAATGACGGAAGGCCAAAGCGAGCACGCGGGGCTCGTCGTAAGCTGATGTTTACAGCTCGGGCTGGAGGGATGAGAGCGAACTCTCTTTTCGTGACCGCGGCGCGTAGCGGGTGGACCTCCGTGGTCTCAACCTGTTCCATAGGCCATTGTACGATGCGTAAACGACACGCTGCTTTGGTTTTGGGAATATCGGCATCGCTGCTCGTCCTCGCCATAACCTCGCGCGCCGCTGCGCAGACGACGCGCTCGGAGTACCCCGCCGGGCCGATTATCATGATCGTCCCCTTCCCACCCGCCGGTCCGACCGACGCGGTCGCCCGCATCATCGCGCAGAAACTCTCTGAACAATGGTCCAGGCCGGTGGTTGTAGACAACCGTCCCGGGGCGGGCGGCACAATCGGGGTTGCCGCGGCCAGCAAGGCGCCTGCCGACGGCTATACGATCGTCATGGGCGGGTCGAGCAATCTTGCGGTTGCGCCGAGCCTATACGCAAAGCTGCCGTACGATCCGCTGCGCGACCTGACGCCGGTTGCCAACGTCGCGTCCGGGCCCTATGTGCTGGCGGTGCATGCCACCGTGCCTGCCACCAGCGTGCAGGAACTGATCAAACTGGCGAAATCCAGAAAAGGCTTGTTGACCTACGGCTCGGCTGGACGAGGCTCGAGCTCCAATCTCGCCGGCGAGCTTCTGCGTTCCACAGCCGGTATCGATATCCTTCAGGTGCCTTACAAGGGTGCTGCACCCCTGGTCACGGCCGTCCTGGCCGGGGAGATCGACATCATTTTCGCCGATTTCTCCGCGCTCGCACCTTCCGCCAAGGCCGGCAAGATACGGATGCTCGCAGCGATCGGCAGTAGTCGAATCGCAGCAGCGCCGGACTTGCCCACCGTCGCAGAAGCGGGGGTCCGCGGCTACGCCGTCGATGTCTGGTTCGGCATCATGGCGCCGGCGGGCACGCCTCGGAGCATCGTCGCGACGCTCAATTCGGCCATCCTCAACGGGCTCAATGCACGGGAAGTCCGTGAGCGCCTGCAGAGACTCGGCTATGAACCAATTGGTGGCACACCCGAGCAGTTTGGCGCAACCCTCCGCGCCGATATAGAAAAATTCAGACGCATCGTCCGCAGCGCCAACATTGCGGTCGAGTAGCGGCACCCTGACGCGGCATAGCTGTGCGTGCAGCCGATTCGTAAAATGACCTGAGGAACCAGCCTTGGAGAACGAGACCTTCGATGTCGTCGTGGTGGGATATGGATTCGGCGGAGCCATCGCTGCACTGAATGCTGCACAATGCGGCGCCAGAACGCTGCTGATCGAGAAATCGACCGTGCCCGGCGGCATATCGATCTGTTCCTACGGCGCCGTCCGCAGTGCACACGACGCGGAGCAGGCGTTTCAATACCTCAAGGCGACGAACGACGGGCGCACACCCGATGACGTACTGCGCGCGCTCGCACAGGGCATGAGCGAGATCGAGAAATACGTGCGCGAACTCGGGCGGGTCAACGGCGCGGTCATCAAGACCTCGATCGAGGAGAACCAGGCCGTGATGGCGGACCCGAGAAGCGGGCCATACGACCACGAGAAACGGCCACTGCGCCGCATCGGTGGTAACTATCCGTTCCCGGGCACGACAACGTTCTACCACACCACCGCTCACGACGTGCCGGGGTTCGATGCGCGAAAACACTATCCGTGGGCCAATGGGGCACCCGGCGGGCCCAAGCTGTTCAAGATCCTGGAGGACAATCTTGCGCGTCAGGGGATCGAGATCCGTCTCGGTTGCGCTGCCCAACGCCTGATTGCAGAACCCGGCACGCGCGAAGTGCGCGGCGTGCGGGTATCGCACAACGGGGGCGGTTACGAGATTCTCGCGCGCCGCGGCGTAGTGCTCGCGAGCGGCGGCTTCGAGGGCAACGCCGCGATGCGCGAGCAGTTCATGGAAGGCAAACCCATTCTGAACGCAATGGCCGGCGGCAACACCGGGGATGGCATCCGTATGGCGCAGGACCTGGGTGCGGCGTTATGGCACATGTGGCATATCCACGGCGCATACGGCTTTCGCCATAGCGACCCCGCCTACCCTTACGCAATTCGCCTGAAACGCTTTTCCGATTGGTTTCCCGGCGATGAGGACAGCGTCACCCTGAAGATGCCGTGGATCCTGCTGGATCAGGACGGCAGGCGCTTCATGTCCGAGTACCAGCCCTACACGCAGGATACGGCGGTGCGGCCGATGCAGTATTACGACCCCGTGAAGCAACGTTATCCGCGCAATCCCAGCGTCATGGTGTGCGACGAGGTCGGGCGAAAACTCTATCCCCTTGGAAAGGCCACCTCCAATGAGGAAGGTCTGCGCTACGACTGGAGTGCAGACAACCTGAGGGAGGTCGAGCTCGGCATCCTGAAGCGCGGGAATTCGCTTCGCGAACTTGCCCAGATGCTCGGCATCGCAACGGACGCAATGGAAAAGAGCGTGCAGCGCTGGAACGAGCTTTGCGCGCGCGGCGGCGACGAAGACTTTGGTCGCCCGCGCGGTTCGATGATGCCCATCAGTACGCCTCCTTTCTACGGCGCACCGGTGTGGGCAACCGTGACCAACACGCAGGGCGGACCGGTACACGACGCTGAAACGCGCATCATTGATGTCTACGGAGAGCCGATCCCCCGGCTATACGCTGCCGGCGAGCTGGGCAGCTCTTTCGGCCATCTTTACATGTCGGGCGGTAACATCGTCGAATGCTTCGTGACTGGTCGCATTGCGGGGCGCAATGCCGCGCAGGCCACGCCGGTCTCCGGACTGAACACCGTGACCCATCACAACCCGTCGCCGATCAGCGCGTGATGCGCTGATTCTGCCGAAGCATTCAACTACTGGAACTGCGGCCTGGGCCAGACGCGGAAAGGATCGATGCACTCAGCCCCTGCGGTTTCTGTGGTGCGATGAAAGCCGCGACGAGCATCGAGGCGGGAGAAATCAGGGGTGGACGAACTCACGATTGCGCTGGAGCTGTACGACCGGCATCTGCCTTTCTTTCTTGGCACGGTGAAACCGCCGGATGGCATGACCCTGCGCGCTCTGGAAGTCGGTATGGTTCCGCCGCGCCGGCACGGTATCTCGCGCCACGCGCGGTTCCTCAAAGGTGAGTTCGACATAGCGGAACATTCGCTCGCGTCGTACATCATCGGCGTCGAACGCGGGTTGCCATTCGGCGCCGTGCCAGTCTTTCCGCGCCGGCTGTTCAGCCAGAACCACATCTTCGTCAACACCAACGCCGGAATTCGCAACCCGAGCGACCTGATCGGACGCCGCGTCGGTGTGGGCGCTTTTCAGATTACGATGGCGGTCCTCGCGAAGGGCGACCTCAAAACCGAGTACGGCGTGCCGTGGGATCAGATCCATTGGGTAACCACGCGCGCAGAAGAGATTCCCGTCGACTACGGAATGCACCTCGAGCGCGCGAAAGGGCCGATTGACGAGCTGCTCTTCAATGGCCAGATCGACGCGCTGATCTACCCGCATCCGCCGCCGCGAGTTCTCGAGCGTGATCCGCGCGTGCGTCGATTGTTTGCCGATGCGCGCGGGGAGTCGACACGCTACTACAGGAGACATGGGTGGTACCCGATCATGCACTTGCTCGCGTTCAAGCGCGAGCTGGCGGAGCGCAAGCCGGATCTCCCGCGCGCGCTGATCGGAATGTGGGAAGAGGCGAAACGCCAGACGCGCGAGTACTACGACGATCCAGGCTATGCGCTGCTTGCGTTCTCTCGCACCGAGTACGAAGCGCAGCGCGACACGCTCGCGCCCGAGCTGTGGCCGTCCGGCATCAAAGCGAATCGCGCCAATCTCGAGCATTTCATGGCATATTGCGTCGATCAGCGCCTGATCAAAGCACCCGTGCCGATAGAGCGGCTGTTTCACGAATCGGTGCTCGATACCTGAACGATCGAAACTACATGTCTTCCTTCGATTCCGCCTGAACGCTGTTGCCGGCCCCTCCACTCGCGGAGAAATTCCCGATGCAAAATCCGATACACGCCTATGCGGTCTTGTGCTCTACATTGGCGCTGCTGATGGGCGCGGGTTCTGTGGCCGCGCAAGTCTGGCCGACGAAGCCCGTTCGGCTGATGGTCCCGTACGCGCCCGGCGGCATAGCCGATACGATGGCACGGTTCACCGCGCCGATGCTTCAGAGCGCGCTCGGCCAGACCGTACTGGTCGAAAGTAAACCCGGCGCAAGCGGCAGCCTCGGCACCGAATATGTCGCAAAGAGCGCTCCGGACGGGCAGGCATTGCTCATTGGCCTCGCGGCGCCTCAGACCCTCAACCAGTTCATTTTCAAGGTCGGCTATGACGGCCTCCGGGACTTCGCGCCGATTACGCTGCTCAATACCAATCCATTGGTGCTGATGGTCCATCCCAGCCTACCCGTGCGCAACGTGAAGGAGCTGATAGCACTTGCAAAGGCACAGCCTGGCAAGCTCCGCTTTGCTGGAGCCGGCGGCCTCACTCAGTTCGGCGGCGAGATATTCAAGTTCATGGCAGGCATTGATATGGTTCACGTCCCGTATCGCGGCGGCGCGCCCGCCGTCGCTGCCACAGTAGCCGGCGAGGCGCAGCTTACCTTCGCCAATTACTCCGACGCTGTAGGCTACATGCAATCAGGCCGGCTGCGAGAGCTGGCAATCACCTCCGCTCGGCGTTTCCCTCAGGCCCCGGAGCTCATGACAATCGCCGAAGCGGGGTTGCAGGGCTACGAAGTGGAGGGTTGGACGGGCCTACTCGCGTCCGCCGGTACCTCACGCGAAATCATCGCGAAGCTTGCGGCGATCGTTCAGCAGGGTCCTTAAGAACCCAGAAGTTCGAAAGCGCATGCTGCAGATCGGGGCCGTGCCCGGCGGCAATACGCCGGAGGAGTTTCGCGCGTTCATACAGGCCGAAATGCAGAAGTGGGGCAATTTGGTCAAGCAGACGGGCATTAAAGTCGAGCAATAAACGTTTTCTGGGAGAGTAGGCCGGCGGAATTGCAGCGCTGGCCTACTCTCCCAATAGCAGCCTTTACGCATGGAGTTTTTATGGACGCGATCGAGCTTCTGCTGGGCCGGACCTCCGCACTTAAACCTTCAAGAACCCGGTCCGTCGCTCCCCGCGCCGTAGCGCAAACGGCTTGGAGCTAGTTCGGTCGCCCCCAATCTGCGGAGATCCCCAGCCGATTGACCAGTCCGCGCCATTTTCCGATTTCCTTCACGACCCGATCATCGAAGGCTGCGGGCGTCATGGGCACGACGTCGATGCCCT
The window above is part of the Betaproteobacteria bacterium genome. Proteins encoded here:
- a CDS encoding nitrate ABC transporter substrate-binding protein, which encodes MTSTTRPVVKVAPNNPVFDLPVTVGIEEGLFDKAGLDVSFSATYADREKDSADKPILSRLKEQLYECGSADSYNVCEWASIDRLEQGKRGGNIAALRAAVAAQAILTFDEKLQTARDLADIPVVVQELTGSHYTTLQMLESAVGREHVRIEKGGLPPKRWEGLRNATHRVVTVMEPFISLGLKEGAHIIASAFYRGGEVVAPELTPEQRKAYYDAENAAVDLINADFYKYAHHVAAHAKGALQPHELLRAFVRYKHVDYYDRALFSRAYEWMKARGMTEGQSEHAGLVVS
- a CDS encoding tripartite tricarboxylate transporter substrate binding protein, with the translated sequence MDEGPGNDGRPKRARGARRKLMFTARAGGMRANSLFVTAARSGWTSVVSTCSIGHCTMRKRHAALVLGISASLLVLAITSRAAAQTTRSEYPAGPIIMIVPFPPAGPTDAVARIIAQKLSEQWSRPVVVDNRPGAGGTIGVAAASKAPADGYTIVMGGSSNLAVAPSLYAKLPYDPLRDLTPVANVASGPYVLAVHATVPATSVQELIKLAKSRKGLLTYGSAGRGSSSNLAGELLRSTAGIDILQVPYKGAAPLVTAVLAGEIDIIFADFSALAPSAKAGKIRMLAAIGSSRIAAAPDLPTVAEAGVRGYAVDVWFGIMAPAGTPRSIVATLNSAILNGLNAREVRERLQRLGYEPIGGTPEQFGATLRADIEKFRRIVRSANIAVE
- a CDS encoding FAD-dependent oxidoreductase, yielding MENETFDVVVVGYGFGGAIAALNAAQCGARTLLIEKSTVPGGISICSYGAVRSAHDAEQAFQYLKATNDGRTPDDVLRALAQGMSEIEKYVRELGRVNGAVIKTSIEENQAVMADPRSGPYDHEKRPLRRIGGNYPFPGTTTFYHTTAHDVPGFDARKHYPWANGAPGGPKLFKILEDNLARQGIEIRLGCAAQRLIAEPGTREVRGVRVSHNGGGYEILARRGVVLASGGFEGNAAMREQFMEGKPILNAMAGGNTGDGIRMAQDLGAALWHMWHIHGAYGFRHSDPAYPYAIRLKRFSDWFPGDEDSVTLKMPWILLDQDGRRFMSEYQPYTQDTAVRPMQYYDPVKQRYPRNPSVMVCDEVGRKLYPLGKATSNEEGLRYDWSADNLREVELGILKRGNSLRELAQMLGIATDAMEKSVQRWNELCARGGDEDFGRPRGSMMPISTPPFYGAPVWATVTNTQGGPVHDAETRIIDVYGEPIPRLYAAGELGSSFGHLYMSGGNIVECFVTGRIAGRNAAQATPVSGLNTVTHHNPSPISA
- a CDS encoding taurine ABC transporter substrate-binding protein encodes the protein MDELTIALELYDRHLPFFLGTVKPPDGMTLRALEVGMVPPRRHGISRHARFLKGEFDIAEHSLASYIIGVERGLPFGAVPVFPRRLFSQNHIFVNTNAGIRNPSDLIGRRVGVGAFQITMAVLAKGDLKTEYGVPWDQIHWVTTRAEEIPVDYGMHLERAKGPIDELLFNGQIDALIYPHPPPRVLERDPRVRRLFADARGESTRYYRRHGWYPIMHLLAFKRELAERKPDLPRALIGMWEEAKRQTREYYDDPGYALLAFSRTEYEAQRDTLAPELWPSGIKANRANLEHFMAYCVDQRLIKAPVPIERLFHESVLDT
- a CDS encoding tripartite tricarboxylate transporter substrate binding protein, translating into MQNPIHAYAVLCSTLALLMGAGSVAAQVWPTKPVRLMVPYAPGGIADTMARFTAPMLQSALGQTVLVESKPGASGSLGTEYVAKSAPDGQALLIGLAAPQTLNQFIFKVGYDGLRDFAPITLLNTNPLVLMVHPSLPVRNVKELIALAKAQPGKLRFAGAGGLTQFGGEIFKFMAGIDMVHVPYRGGAPAVAATVAGEAQLTFANYSDAVGYMQSGRLRELAITSARRFPQAPELMTIAEAGLQGYEVEGWTGLLASAGTSREIIAKLAAIVQQGP